A section of the Scleropages formosus chromosome 12, fSclFor1.1, whole genome shotgun sequence genome encodes:
- the LOC108940303 gene encoding synaptobrevin homolog YKT6, producing MKLYSLSVLYKGTNKSSLLKAAYDLSSFSFFQRSSVQEFMTFTSALIVERTSHGSRASVKEQEYLCHVYVRNDSLSGVVIADSEYPQRVCFTLLDKVLDDFSKQVESSDWPSGSPDTIRYTALDSHLAKYQNPREADAMTKVQAELDETKIILHNTMESLLERGEKLDDLVQKSEHLGNQSKAFYKTARKQNSCCAVM from the exons ATGAAGCTCTACAGCCTCAGTGTCCTCTATAAGGGGACCAACAAGTCCAGCTTGCTGAAAGCAGCTTATGATTTATCATCCTTCAGCTTCTTCCAGAGGTCGAG TGTCCAGGAGTTTATGACCTTCACCAGTGCCCTGATTGTAGAGCGCACCTCACATGGGAGTCGGGCATCTGTCAAAGAGCAAG AATACCTATGCCATGTGTATGTGCGAAACGACTCACTCAGCGGTgttgtgattgcagacagcgaATATCCTCAGAGAGTATGTTTCACCCTGCTTGATAAG GTTTTGGATGATTTCTCCAAACAAGTTGAAAGCAGCGACTGGCCATCTGGATCTCCAGATACCATTCGATACACTGCCCTGGACAGCCATCTAGCCAAATACCAA AACCCTCGCGAGGCAGATGCAATGACCAAAGTGCAGGCTGAACTGGATGAAACCAAAATCATTCTG CACAACACAATGGAGTCATTGCTGGAAAGAGGGGAAAAGCTTGACGACTTGGTGCAGAAGTCTGAGCATCTGGGAAACCAGTCCAAAGCCTTTTACAAGACT GCTCGGAAGCAGAACTCGTGCTGTGCAGTGATGTGA
- the gck gene encoding hexokinase-4, whose translation MPGDHCTMEKVDHILSEFRLDEDDLMEVMRRLQKEMERGLRLETHEEASVKMLPTYVRSTPEGSEVGDFLALDLGGTNFRVMLVKVGEDEERGWKVETKNGMYSIPEDAMTGTAEMLFDHVAECISDFLGKHHIKHKKLPLGFTFSFPVRHEDIDKGILLNWTKGFKVSGAEGNNVVGLLRDAIKRRGDFEMDVVAMVNDTVATMISCYYEDRRCEVGMIVGTGCNVCYMEEMRTVELVEGEEGRMCVNTEWGAFGDHGELEEFRLEYDRVVDETSVNSGQQLYEKLISGKYMGELVRLVLLKLVSENLLFNGEASEQLRTKGSFDTRYVSQIESDSGDRKHIYNILTTLGLLPSERDCDIVRLACESVSTRAAHMCAAGLAGVINRMRERRSQEDLKITVGVDGSVYKLHPCFQDKFHRVVRDLTPHCDITFLQSEEGSGRGAALVSAVACKMATCMLTQ comes from the exons ATGCCTGGCGACCACTGCACCATGGAGAAG GTGGACCACATCCTTTCGGAGTTCAGACTGGACGAGGACGACCTAATGGAGGTGATGAGGAGGTTGCAGAAGGAGATGGAGCGTGGGCTGCGTCTAGAGACACACGAGGAGGCCAGCGTCAAAATGTTACCCACTTACGTGCGCTCCACCCCAGAGGGCTCTG AGGTGGGTGATTTTTTGGCCCTGGACTTAGGAGGAACAAACTTCCGCGTGATGCTGGTGAAAGTGGGAGAGGATGAGGAGAGGGGCTGGAAGGTCGAGACCAAGAACGGGATGTACTCCATCCCGGAGGATGCCATGACAGGCACGGCCGAGATG CTGTTCGACCATGTTGCCGAGTGCATCTCCGACTTCCTGGGCAAACACCACATTAAACACAAGAAGCTGCCCCTGGGCTTCACCTTCTCCTTCCCTGTGCGACATGAGGACATAGACAAG GGAATCCTACTGAACTGGACCAAGGGCTTCAAGGTCTCTGGGGCTGAGGGCAACAATGTGGTGGGCTTACTCCGAGACGCCATCAAGAGAAGAGGG GACTTTGAAATGGATGTGGTCGCAATGGTGAATGACACAGTGGCCACCATGATCTCCTGCTACTACGAAGACCGCAGATGTGAGGTTGGCATGATTGTAG GGACCGGCTGCAACGTGTGTTACATGGAGGAGATGCGCACGGTGGAGCTGGTGGAGGGTGAAGAGGGTCGCATGTGCGTCAACACAGAGTGGGGGGCCTTTGGAGACCATGGTGAGCTGGAAGAATTTCGTCTGGAGTACGACCGCGTGGTGGACGAGACATCTGTCAATTCTGGCCAGCAGCT TTACGAGAAGCTGATCAGCGGGAAGTACATGGGCGAGCTGGTGCGGCTGGTGCTGCTGAAGCTGGTCAGCGAGAACCTGCTGTTCAACGGCGAGGCGTCCGAGCAGCTGAGGACCAAGGGCAGCTTTGACACCCGCTATGTGTCCCAGATAGAAAG TGACTCTGGGGACAGGAAGCATATCTACAACATCCTGACAACGCTGGGGCTGCTGCCCTCAGAGCGAGACTGCGACATTGTGCGTCTGGCATGCGAGAGTGTGTCTACGCGTGCGGCCCACATGTGCGCGGCGGGGCTGGCTGGTGTCATCAACCGCATGAGGGAGCGTCGCAGCCAGGAGGATCTCAAGATCACCGTGGGCGTCGACGGCTCCGTCTACAAGCTGCACCCCTG TTTTCAGGATAAGTTCCACAGAGTAGTGAGGGATCTGACTCCTCACTGTGACATCACCTTCCTGCAGTCTGAGGAAGGGAGCGGTCGAGGCGCAGCCCTGGTTTCAGCAGTGGCCTGCAAGATGGCAACGTGCATGCTGACCCAGTGA